The following are encoded together in the Oncorhynchus gorbuscha isolate QuinsamMale2020 ecotype Even-year linkage group LG03, OgorEven_v1.0, whole genome shotgun sequence genome:
- the ttll9 gene encoding probable tubulin polyglutamylase TTLL9 isoform X3 has translation MSRNKTAGYKGPYGYQKRREGDGRSCVRYKCGLTNTIQDVLRQRPGWMEVKDDGEWDFNWCDVGWLRENFDHSYMEEHLTRKNLMVKNLKRYRKTLEREAGRIEASKCDFFPRTFELPSEYHLFVEEFKRSPGSTWIMKPVARSQGKGIFLFQKLKDIMDWKKDGSRSEEQRDETQVESYVAQRYIENPYLISGRKFDLRVYVLVTSYIPLKAWLYRDGFARFSSTRFSLTSIDDQYVHLTNVAVQKTAPDYDPEKGCKWQMQQLRRYLTARHGTETIEALFKDIDNIFVRSLQSVQKVIINDKHCFELYGYDILLDQDLKPWLIEVNASPSLTASSQEDYEMKCCLLEDTLHIVDIEGSCQENPLLFPDLRLTGREKRVGGYDLMWNDGPVYREDVNLETLGSACFTANTHLGCVNDRKKQLRQLLKPFPGKKRI, from the exons ATGTCAAGGAATAAG ACTGCTGGATACAAGGGTCCTTATGGTTATCAAAAAAGAAGAGAGGG GGATGGAAGAAGTTGTGTACGTTACAAATGTGGCCTAACAAACACCATTCAGGATGTCTTGCGACAAAGACCAGGCTGGATGGAGGTCAAAGA TGATGGAGAATGGGATTTTAACTGGTGTGATGTTGGGTGGCTGAGGGAGAATTTCGACCACTCCTACATGGAAGAACAC CTGACGCGCAAGAACCTAATGGTGAAAAACCTGAAGAGGTACCGCAAAACCCTTGAGAGGGAAGCTGGCCGCATTGAAGCGTCCAAATGTGACTTTTTCCCCCGGACCTTTGAACTACCCAGTGAATACCACCTCTTTGTGGAAGAGTTCAAACGGAGCCCGGGCAGCACCTGGATCATGAAACCG GTTGCAAGATCTCAGGGGAAGGGCATTTTCCTATTTCAAAAACTGAAAGACATCATGGACTGGAAAAAG GATGGGAGTCGctcagaggagcagagagatgagaCTCAAGTGGAGAGCTACGTTGCACAGCGCTACATAGAAAATCCCTACCTTATCAGTG GGAGAAAATTTGATTTGAGGGTTTATGTATTGGTTACATCA TATATCCCACTGAAGGCATGGTTATATCGAGATGGTTTTGCCCGATTCTCCAGCACCCGATTCTCTCTCACCAGCATTGATGACCAGT ATGTCCATCTCACCAATGTGGCAGTGCAAAAAACAGCGCCAGATTATGATCCTGAAAAG GGCTGTAAGTGGCAGATGCAGCAGCTTCGGCGATACCTGACTGCGAGGCATGGCACAGAGACCATAGAGGCTCTGTTTAAGGACATTGACAACATATTTGTCCGTAGCCTGCAGAGTGTGCAGAAAGTAATCATCAACGACAAACACTGCTTTGAGCTCTATGGCTATGACATCCTACTGGATCAGGACCTCAAACC GTGGCTGATAGAGGTGaacgcctctccctctctcaccgcCAGCAGCCAAGAGGACTACGAGATGAAGTGTTGTCTGCTGGAGGACACCTTACACATTGTGGATATAGAGGGCAg TTGCCAAGAAAATCCCCTATTGTTCCCAGACCTAAG ATTGACtggcagagagaagagggttGGTGGCTATGACCTTATGTGGAACGATGGACCCGTCTACAGAGAAGATGTCAACCTAGAGACACTGGGCAGTGCCTGTTTCACTGCAAACACACACCTCG GCTGTGTAAACGACAGAAAGAAGCAACTCCGTCAGCTTCTAAAACCATTTCCAGGCAAGAAGAGGATATGA
- the ttll9 gene encoding probable tubulin polyglutamylase TTLL9 isoform X4, with protein sequence MSRNKTAGYKGPYGYQKRREGDGRSCVRYKCGLTNTIQDVLRQRPGWMEVKDDGEWDFNWCDVGWLRENFDHSYMEEHVRICHFRNHYELTRKNLMVKNLKRYRKTLEREAGRIEASKCDFFPRTFELPSEYHLFVEEFKRSPGSTWIMKPVARSQGKGIFLFQKLKDIMDWKKDGSRSEEQRDETQVESYVAQRYIENPYLISGRKFDLRVYVLVTSYIPLKAWLYRDGFARFSSTRFSLTSIDDQYVHLTNVAVQKTAPDYDPEKGCKWQMQQLRRYLTARHGTETIEALFKDIDNIFVRSLQSVQKVIINDKHCFELYGYDILLDQDLKPWLIEVNASPSLTASSQEDYEMKCCLLEDTLHIVDIEGRLTGREKRVGGYDLMWNDGPVYREDVNLETLGSACFTANTHLGCVNDRKKQLRQLLKPFPGKKRI encoded by the exons ATGTCAAGGAATAAG ACTGCTGGATACAAGGGTCCTTATGGTTATCAAAAAAGAAGAGAGGG GGATGGAAGAAGTTGTGTACGTTACAAATGTGGCCTAACAAACACCATTCAGGATGTCTTGCGACAAAGACCAGGCTGGATGGAGGTCAAAGA TGATGGAGAATGGGATTTTAACTGGTGTGATGTTGGGTGGCTGAGGGAGAATTTCGACCACTCCTACATGGAAGAACACGTGAGGATATGCCATTTCCGCAATCATTATGAG CTGACGCGCAAGAACCTAATGGTGAAAAACCTGAAGAGGTACCGCAAAACCCTTGAGAGGGAAGCTGGCCGCATTGAAGCGTCCAAATGTGACTTTTTCCCCCGGACCTTTGAACTACCCAGTGAATACCACCTCTTTGTGGAAGAGTTCAAACGGAGCCCGGGCAGCACCTGGATCATGAAACCG GTTGCAAGATCTCAGGGGAAGGGCATTTTCCTATTTCAAAAACTGAAAGACATCATGGACTGGAAAAAG GATGGGAGTCGctcagaggagcagagagatgagaCTCAAGTGGAGAGCTACGTTGCACAGCGCTACATAGAAAATCCCTACCTTATCAGTG GGAGAAAATTTGATTTGAGGGTTTATGTATTGGTTACATCA TATATCCCACTGAAGGCATGGTTATATCGAGATGGTTTTGCCCGATTCTCCAGCACCCGATTCTCTCTCACCAGCATTGATGACCAGT ATGTCCATCTCACCAATGTGGCAGTGCAAAAAACAGCGCCAGATTATGATCCTGAAAAG GGCTGTAAGTGGCAGATGCAGCAGCTTCGGCGATACCTGACTGCGAGGCATGGCACAGAGACCATAGAGGCTCTGTTTAAGGACATTGACAACATATTTGTCCGTAGCCTGCAGAGTGTGCAGAAAGTAATCATCAACGACAAACACTGCTTTGAGCTCTATGGCTATGACATCCTACTGGATCAGGACCTCAAACC GTGGCTGATAGAGGTGaacgcctctccctctctcaccgcCAGCAGCCAAGAGGACTACGAGATGAAGTGTTGTCTGCTGGAGGACACCTTACACATTGTGGATATAGAGGGCAg ATTGACtggcagagagaagagggttGGTGGCTATGACCTTATGTGGAACGATGGACCCGTCTACAGAGAAGATGTCAACCTAGAGACACTGGGCAGTGCCTGTTTCACTGCAAACACACACCTCG GCTGTGTAAACGACAGAAAGAAGCAACTCCGTCAGCTTCTAAAACCATTTCCAGGCAAGAAGAGGATATGA
- the ttll9 gene encoding probable tubulin polyglutamylase TTLL9 isoform X2, which translates to MLSNQTAGYKGPYGYQKRREGDGRSCVRYKCGLTNTIQDVLRQRPGWMEVKDDGEWDFNWCDVGWLRENFDHSYMEEHVRICHFRNHYELTRKNLMVKNLKRYRKTLEREAGRIEASKCDFFPRTFELPSEYHLFVEEFKRSPGSTWIMKPVARSQGKGIFLFQKLKDIMDWKKDGSRSEEQRDETQVESYVAQRYIENPYLISGRKFDLRVYVLVTSYIPLKAWLYRDGFARFSSTRFSLTSIDDQYVHLTNVAVQKTAPDYDPEKGCKWQMQQLRRYLTARHGTETIEALFKDIDNIFVRSLQSVQKVIINDKHCFELYGYDILLDQDLKPWLIEVNASPSLTASSQEDYEMKCCLLEDTLHIVDIEGSCQENPLLFPDLRLTGREKRVGGYDLMWNDGPVYREDVNLETLGSACFTANTHLGCVNDRKKQLRQLLKPFPGKKRI; encoded by the exons ATGTTGTCAAACCAG ACTGCTGGATACAAGGGTCCTTATGGTTATCAAAAAAGAAGAGAGGG GGATGGAAGAAGTTGTGTACGTTACAAATGTGGCCTAACAAACACCATTCAGGATGTCTTGCGACAAAGACCAGGCTGGATGGAGGTCAAAGA TGATGGAGAATGGGATTTTAACTGGTGTGATGTTGGGTGGCTGAGGGAGAATTTCGACCACTCCTACATGGAAGAACACGTGAGGATATGCCATTTCCGCAATCATTATGAG CTGACGCGCAAGAACCTAATGGTGAAAAACCTGAAGAGGTACCGCAAAACCCTTGAGAGGGAAGCTGGCCGCATTGAAGCGTCCAAATGTGACTTTTTCCCCCGGACCTTTGAACTACCCAGTGAATACCACCTCTTTGTGGAAGAGTTCAAACGGAGCCCGGGCAGCACCTGGATCATGAAACCG GTTGCAAGATCTCAGGGGAAGGGCATTTTCCTATTTCAAAAACTGAAAGACATCATGGACTGGAAAAAG GATGGGAGTCGctcagaggagcagagagatgagaCTCAAGTGGAGAGCTACGTTGCACAGCGCTACATAGAAAATCCCTACCTTATCAGTG GGAGAAAATTTGATTTGAGGGTTTATGTATTGGTTACATCA TATATCCCACTGAAGGCATGGTTATATCGAGATGGTTTTGCCCGATTCTCCAGCACCCGATTCTCTCTCACCAGCATTGATGACCAGT ATGTCCATCTCACCAATGTGGCAGTGCAAAAAACAGCGCCAGATTATGATCCTGAAAAG GGCTGTAAGTGGCAGATGCAGCAGCTTCGGCGATACCTGACTGCGAGGCATGGCACAGAGACCATAGAGGCTCTGTTTAAGGACATTGACAACATATTTGTCCGTAGCCTGCAGAGTGTGCAGAAAGTAATCATCAACGACAAACACTGCTTTGAGCTCTATGGCTATGACATCCTACTGGATCAGGACCTCAAACC GTGGCTGATAGAGGTGaacgcctctccctctctcaccgcCAGCAGCCAAGAGGACTACGAGATGAAGTGTTGTCTGCTGGAGGACACCTTACACATTGTGGATATAGAGGGCAg TTGCCAAGAAAATCCCCTATTGTTCCCAGACCTAAG ATTGACtggcagagagaagagggttGGTGGCTATGACCTTATGTGGAACGATGGACCCGTCTACAGAGAAGATGTCAACCTAGAGACACTGGGCAGTGCCTGTTTCACTGCAAACACACACCTCG GCTGTGTAAACGACAGAAAGAAGCAACTCCGTCAGCTTCTAAAACCATTTCCAGGCAAGAAGAGGATATGA
- the ttll9 gene encoding probable tubulin polyglutamylase TTLL9 isoform X1 translates to MSRNKTAGYKGPYGYQKRREGDGRSCVRYKCGLTNTIQDVLRQRPGWMEVKDDGEWDFNWCDVGWLRENFDHSYMEEHVRICHFRNHYELTRKNLMVKNLKRYRKTLEREAGRIEASKCDFFPRTFELPSEYHLFVEEFKRSPGSTWIMKPVARSQGKGIFLFQKLKDIMDWKKDGSRSEEQRDETQVESYVAQRYIENPYLISGRKFDLRVYVLVTSYIPLKAWLYRDGFARFSSTRFSLTSIDDQYVHLTNVAVQKTAPDYDPEKGCKWQMQQLRRYLTARHGTETIEALFKDIDNIFVRSLQSVQKVIINDKHCFELYGYDILLDQDLKPWLIEVNASPSLTASSQEDYEMKCCLLEDTLHIVDIEGSCQENPLLFPDLRLTGREKRVGGYDLMWNDGPVYREDVNLETLGSACFTANTHLGCVNDRKKQLRQLLKPFPGKKRI, encoded by the exons ATGTCAAGGAATAAG ACTGCTGGATACAAGGGTCCTTATGGTTATCAAAAAAGAAGAGAGGG GGATGGAAGAAGTTGTGTACGTTACAAATGTGGCCTAACAAACACCATTCAGGATGTCTTGCGACAAAGACCAGGCTGGATGGAGGTCAAAGA TGATGGAGAATGGGATTTTAACTGGTGTGATGTTGGGTGGCTGAGGGAGAATTTCGACCACTCCTACATGGAAGAACACGTGAGGATATGCCATTTCCGCAATCATTATGAG CTGACGCGCAAGAACCTAATGGTGAAAAACCTGAAGAGGTACCGCAAAACCCTTGAGAGGGAAGCTGGCCGCATTGAAGCGTCCAAATGTGACTTTTTCCCCCGGACCTTTGAACTACCCAGTGAATACCACCTCTTTGTGGAAGAGTTCAAACGGAGCCCGGGCAGCACCTGGATCATGAAACCG GTTGCAAGATCTCAGGGGAAGGGCATTTTCCTATTTCAAAAACTGAAAGACATCATGGACTGGAAAAAG GATGGGAGTCGctcagaggagcagagagatgagaCTCAAGTGGAGAGCTACGTTGCACAGCGCTACATAGAAAATCCCTACCTTATCAGTG GGAGAAAATTTGATTTGAGGGTTTATGTATTGGTTACATCA TATATCCCACTGAAGGCATGGTTATATCGAGATGGTTTTGCCCGATTCTCCAGCACCCGATTCTCTCTCACCAGCATTGATGACCAGT ATGTCCATCTCACCAATGTGGCAGTGCAAAAAACAGCGCCAGATTATGATCCTGAAAAG GGCTGTAAGTGGCAGATGCAGCAGCTTCGGCGATACCTGACTGCGAGGCATGGCACAGAGACCATAGAGGCTCTGTTTAAGGACATTGACAACATATTTGTCCGTAGCCTGCAGAGTGTGCAGAAAGTAATCATCAACGACAAACACTGCTTTGAGCTCTATGGCTATGACATCCTACTGGATCAGGACCTCAAACC GTGGCTGATAGAGGTGaacgcctctccctctctcaccgcCAGCAGCCAAGAGGACTACGAGATGAAGTGTTGTCTGCTGGAGGACACCTTACACATTGTGGATATAGAGGGCAg TTGCCAAGAAAATCCCCTATTGTTCCCAGACCTAAG ATTGACtggcagagagaagagggttGGTGGCTATGACCTTATGTGGAACGATGGACCCGTCTACAGAGAAGATGTCAACCTAGAGACACTGGGCAGTGCCTGTTTCACTGCAAACACACACCTCG GCTGTGTAAACGACAGAAAGAAGCAACTCCGTCAGCTTCTAAAACCATTTCCAGGCAAGAAGAGGATATGA
- the ttll9 gene encoding probable tubulin polyglutamylase TTLL9 isoform X5 — protein sequence MEVKDDGEWDFNWCDVGWLRENFDHSYMEEHVRICHFRNHYELTRKNLMVKNLKRYRKTLEREAGRIEASKCDFFPRTFELPSEYHLFVEEFKRSPGSTWIMKPVARSQGKGIFLFQKLKDIMDWKKDGSRSEEQRDETQVESYVAQRYIENPYLISGRKFDLRVYVLVTSYIPLKAWLYRDGFARFSSTRFSLTSIDDQYVHLTNVAVQKTAPDYDPEKGCKWQMQQLRRYLTARHGTETIEALFKDIDNIFVRSLQSVQKVIINDKHCFELYGYDILLDQDLKPWLIEVNASPSLTASSQEDYEMKCCLLEDTLHIVDIEGSCQENPLLFPDLRLTGREKRVGGYDLMWNDGPVYREDVNLETLGSACFTANTHLGCVNDRKKQLRQLLKPFPGKKRI from the exons ATGGAGGTCAAAGA TGATGGAGAATGGGATTTTAACTGGTGTGATGTTGGGTGGCTGAGGGAGAATTTCGACCACTCCTACATGGAAGAACACGTGAGGATATGCCATTTCCGCAATCATTATGAG CTGACGCGCAAGAACCTAATGGTGAAAAACCTGAAGAGGTACCGCAAAACCCTTGAGAGGGAAGCTGGCCGCATTGAAGCGTCCAAATGTGACTTTTTCCCCCGGACCTTTGAACTACCCAGTGAATACCACCTCTTTGTGGAAGAGTTCAAACGGAGCCCGGGCAGCACCTGGATCATGAAACCG GTTGCAAGATCTCAGGGGAAGGGCATTTTCCTATTTCAAAAACTGAAAGACATCATGGACTGGAAAAAG GATGGGAGTCGctcagaggagcagagagatgagaCTCAAGTGGAGAGCTACGTTGCACAGCGCTACATAGAAAATCCCTACCTTATCAGTG GGAGAAAATTTGATTTGAGGGTTTATGTATTGGTTACATCA TATATCCCACTGAAGGCATGGTTATATCGAGATGGTTTTGCCCGATTCTCCAGCACCCGATTCTCTCTCACCAGCATTGATGACCAGT ATGTCCATCTCACCAATGTGGCAGTGCAAAAAACAGCGCCAGATTATGATCCTGAAAAG GGCTGTAAGTGGCAGATGCAGCAGCTTCGGCGATACCTGACTGCGAGGCATGGCACAGAGACCATAGAGGCTCTGTTTAAGGACATTGACAACATATTTGTCCGTAGCCTGCAGAGTGTGCAGAAAGTAATCATCAACGACAAACACTGCTTTGAGCTCTATGGCTATGACATCCTACTGGATCAGGACCTCAAACC GTGGCTGATAGAGGTGaacgcctctccctctctcaccgcCAGCAGCCAAGAGGACTACGAGATGAAGTGTTGTCTGCTGGAGGACACCTTACACATTGTGGATATAGAGGGCAg TTGCCAAGAAAATCCCCTATTGTTCCCAGACCTAAG ATTGACtggcagagagaagagggttGGTGGCTATGACCTTATGTGGAACGATGGACCCGTCTACAGAGAAGATGTCAACCTAGAGACACTGGGCAGTGCCTGTTTCACTGCAAACACACACCTCG GCTGTGTAAACGACAGAAAGAAGCAACTCCGTCAGCTTCTAAAACCATTTCCAGGCAAGAAGAGGATATGA